The DNA sequence TGGTAAATATCCGTTTCTTATTATAGAAGTTGCTTTAGGCTTTTTCACAGCTTAGAAGTTATATTATTTTTCATTATGTTTTTGTTTTTAACTTAAGCTTAACTTTGATTTTGGTCTTTCCTTAAAGAACTTCACAAAACTTTCAGGATTTTCAACAATACCTCGTTTTGATACTAATTTAATGTCAATCTCTCGCTCCTTTGCTTTAAACAGAAAATCTTCTAATATCTCAATAATGTCATAATCTAAATATCTTGTTTTTATTAAATCAATCTCTAAATAGGTATTTCTTGGTAGGTTATCCAATTCTTTAAGAATGGCCCCTTTATTAAAGAACGTAACCTCTTCCGCTAATGTCATTTTTATTTTATGCTTACCATTGCTTTTATCTTCAATATTAAGAAAATGAGAATTCTGGTAACTTTTAAGTAATATAACTATAATTCCAACTAATAAACCTATACCTATACCAACTAATAAATCGGTAAAAACGATACCTATAATTGTAGCAAAAAACGGCACAGACTGCTTCCAACCTAAGTCGTACATTTTTTTGAACAATGCCGGTTTAGCTAATTTGTAACCAACTAACAATAATATAGCAGCTAAAACAGACAATGGAATCATGTTTAACAGCTTAGGAATTAAAACAACAGATATTAATAATAAGAATCCATGAATAATAGTAGACATTTTACTTTTACCTCCAGACTGAATGTTAGCTGAACTTCTTACTATTACTTGGGTAATTGGCAGTCCACCTATTAAACCAGAAATAATGTTACCAGTTCCTTGAGCTAACAACTCTCTATTAGTTGGTGTTACGTTTTTGTCTGGATCAATTTTATCAGATGCTTCCACACTTAATAAAGTTTCTAAACTTGCTACTAAAGCCAAGGTAAATGCGGTTATCCAAACATGATGATTTGTTATAACTGCAAAGTTTGGAAAACTAAATTGATTGATAAATGAAGCTGCATCTTCAGGTATTGGCACACTTACTAAGTGCTTTGATCCAATAGATAGTAATTCATTATCTTGAGTTACAATATAAAAAATAATACCTAATACTACCACAACAAATGGCCCTTGTATTAATTTAAAAATTTTAGATTTTTCACTCAATACTTGCTCCCAAAATATCATAAGTAACAAACTTACAATTCCTATGATAGCAGCTCCAATATGGATGTTACTCAACATATTGATTAACTCAGAAAATGTATTACCCCCATCAATCTCAAGAAACTCAAGATCCCAAGCAGACTCTTCATCATAACCAAAAAAGTTAGGTATTTGTTTTAAAATAATTATAATACCAATACCGGTAAGCATCCCTTTAATAACTGATGAAGGAAAATAATACCCAATTACTCCTGCTTTTAAAACTCCAAAAATCAACTGAATAACACCAGCTAAAACTACAGCTACTAAAAAGTTTTCATAACCTCCTAAATTGCCTATAGCTGTTAATACAATTGCAGCAAGCCCTGCTGCCGGACCACTAACACCTAACTTAGAGCCACTAAGACTTCCTACTACAATTCCTCCAACAATTCCAGCAATAACACCTGAGAATAAAGGAGCTCCACTGGCTAGTGCAATACCCAAACATAATGGTAATGCTACAAAAAACACGACTAAACTTGCTGGAAAGTCGTTTTTAATATTTTTAAACATAAAATAATAAGTTTTTGCCTTCAGCTTTGAAACAAAACCAAAAAACAGTTAAAAAATTTAATAAATGGACTCCTATAAAGTCCTAAAAACCTAAATTATATTATGTGAAAATCTGGTGGGGGAGAGATTAGATTTAAATGTGGCTTTGGGTAATTTTTAAAAAAATACTCTAAGTTATTTTCATCTTCATTAGAAAACATCTCAGTTTCAATTGTGTTTGTTTCTGAAAACAAATCATTAACTTTTTTCACTTTTGGGGTACTATTTTCTTCTTCTTCAGCAGAGGATGCTGTGTAATAAATAGAAACATCAATAGTATTATCAACCATAACAAGGATTGTTGGCCCCGCTATAAAGAGCAAAAATATGATAGTTAATAAATTTGAAACTATGTTTCTTAACATGTATTTCTTAATATTTTTAAGAATTGCAAATATAAAAACGTTTCTCATTATTTTATGTTAAGTATTTCTTAAAACCCTTTAACAACAAGGTACTACACTATATAACAACAAGTTATACCAACAACAAAACATCTCTTAACATTAAGGTAACATTTTAATCATTTATGCTTAATAATAACGTAACACCTTTATTTTATTTATGATAGAAATTTGTAACATCTATATAATCATATTTATTTTAATGAAACATTTAGTCATTTTATTTTTAATACTGTTTTCTACATTTAGTTTTTCACAAAATAGTGGGCTAATTGTTGGCAATGTTTTAGATGGAGAAATGAATGGAAACCCATTAATGGATGCTAATATATCTATAAAAGGCACCTCTACTAATACTACTTCAGATTTATCAGGCTTGTTTCTTTTAGAAAATCTAAAAGACGGTGATTATACGCTGGTTTGTAGTTTTGTTGGTTACGAATCAAAAGAAGCTAAAGTTAAAATTACCTCTGGAGAACCTACTGAAATAAATATAACTTTAAAAGCAAGCACTTTATCATTAAATGATTTTGCCGCTTTAGGTATATCTCCTCAGGATACAAAACAAGATAAAACGGTTTCAATTATAAACTAATTTTTAATTAAAACAAATTGCAATAGTTTTTTATAACCATAAAATATATATTTTTTAGATAGCGCTCTCACACCACATGTCTACAAAACACTAATTATCAGCACAGTAAGATTTAACTCCAATAATATTCAACATCTAATGTTAACTTATTGTTTCTAATATTTACAAAAACATCTTTTCTCATAACATTACGGTAACCGTTTTTTGAAGCTTCTTTAACTTTTGGATAACCTCAACTTTACATAGTAGCAGTTTCTTTGTGGCAGTAAAAAACAAACAAATAAATTTAAAATTAAAAAAAAAATGAAAAAATTAAATTATTTATTTATATCAATGCTATGTTTAGGGCTTGCAACAGGATGTAGCAGTAGTGATGATGACAATGATGTTGATGATGATGAAAACCAAAATGTTATTACTAAATCAGGAATTTTAACTGCTAATGAAACTTGGACTGCTGATAATATTTATTTGTTAGATGGTAAAGTAGTAGTAAATGAGGATGTTATTTTAACTATAGAAGCTGGTACTATTATTAAAGGTGCTGAAGGTTTAGAATCATTAGCTTCTGCTTTAGTAGTGGATCAAGGTGGTAAAATTATTGCAAATGGAACAGCTGCTAAACCAATTATTATGACATCTGAATTAGATAACATTGCTGTTGGTCAAACTTCAGGAACAAATTTAAATCAAGAAGATGTTGGTCTTTGGGGAGGTTTAATCATTTTAGGTCGTGCACCAATATCTGAAAGTGGTGATGTACAAACCGCGCAAATTGAAGGTATTCCTGCTACAGAGCCTTATGGACAATACGGAGGAACAGATGAAGATGATAACTCAGGTGTTTACAAATACATTTCTGTAAGACATGGTGGAATTACTATTGGAGCTGACAATGAAATCAATGGTGTTACTATGGGTGGTGTTGGTAGAGGTACTACTATGGACCATATTGAAGTAGTAGCAAACCAAGATGATGGTTTCGAATGGTTTGGAGGAACTGTAGAGTGTACTAACTTTATTACTTGGGCTAATGGTGATGACGGTTTAGATGCTGATCAAGCTTGGTCTGGATATATAGACAATGCGGTAGTAATTCAAGGAACTGAATCAGGTAGTGCTTTCGAATTAGACGGTCCTGAAGGATCTGCGGCAACTGAAGATTCTTATACAATGAAAAACATCACTTTAATTGGAAACTCTGCCAACAACAGCAAAATAGTAGATGCAAGAGATGGTTTACTTGCTAGTTTAGAAAATATATTAGTATATAATTTTAGTTCAGGAGCTACAATAAACTTTGATGATGACCAATCAATTATTGAATTAGCTAATGATAGATTAACTTTTACAAGTTGGGAAATTGTTTTACCTACTGGTGTTGCAACTGTTTCTGACCTTATAAGTGTTACTGTTGACCCAGATGATCCTAATCGAATAACAGAAGTTGTTAATGAAGCTAAAGTTACAAATAATGTTACAGCAATTACTTCTTCTTCTGAAGCAACAGTAGGCGCAAACACAACTGTATTTGGATGGACTTATGCAGCTGCACAAAACGCATTCTAAATCAACAAACATAATTTATTAAAATGTCCGGAAATAATTTCCGGACATTTTGTATTTCTTAAAATAAAATCCAAAAATGCTTAAATCCGTAATTCTTTTTTTTGCACTTCTTTTTTCCTTTTCAATCGTATCCGCTCAAACTGGAGAGGTTACAGGAAAAATCCTTGATGGTGAGTTTAATGATGTTTTAGCCTTTGCTAACGTTTTAGTTAAAGACACCCAAACAGGTACCACATCAGATTTTGATGGTGTATATTCATTAACATTAAAAGAAGGTGTTTACACTTTAGTTTATTCATTTATTGGATATGAAACTAAGGCTATTACAGACGTTCAAGTAACGGCCAATGGCGTTACAGAAATAAATGTAACAATAAACCCAACCTCAGCTTCATTAAGCGAAATTGTTATAACAACTTCTATAAGAAGAAACACTGAAGAATCTGTTTTAAATTTTCAACGAAACTCAACAGTTTCATTAGATGGTCTTTCTATAGAAAGTATTAAAAAATCTGGTGCTAGTAATATTGCTTCGGCAATTAAAAGCATACCTGGTGTTTCAGTACAAGACAGCAAATTTGTATATGTGAGAGGTCTAGGTGACCGTTATACAAAATCCATTTTAAATGGTATGGACATACCGGGATTAGACCCAGACAAGAACACGGTACAAATGGATGTATTTCCTACTAATATTTTAGAAAACATTATAGTAGTTAAATCTGGATCAGCTGAATTACCTGCAGATTTTACTGGAGGTGTTGTAGATATAATAACTAAAGATTTTCCATCTAAAAAAGCAATGAGTTTTTCTGTTTCAAGCAGCTATAACCCTGATATGCATTTAAACTCAAACTACGTAACTTATGATGGTAGTGGCACAGACTTTTTAGGTTTTGATAATGGCAATAGAGATTTACCTATTTCTACTACATCTACAATTCCAAACCCTGCATCAGCAAATAACTCTACATTAGAAGGTATTACACGATCATTTAACAGCACATTAGCAGCAGAACGCAAAACAAGTTTGCCTAATTTAAGCTTAGGCTTTAATTACGGAAACCAATTTGATGTAGCTGACAATAAATTAGGACTTATTGCTTCTATAAATTATAAAAATGAAACCTTATTTTATGAAGGTTTTGAAAATGGTGTTTATCAAAAAGATGAAGACCGAAGTGTTTACGATTTAAGATTTGACAGAAGACAAACTGGCGATTTAGGTGAAAATAATACCTTACTTAGTGGTTTATTAGGCCTAACTTATAAAACAGACAATTCTAAATATAATTTTAATGTTCTACAAATTCAAAGCGGAGAAAGTAGAGCTGCATTATTTAATCAGGCTACACAAATATCAAATTCTATTAATGTAGACAAAGATAACTTAGAGTACACCCAACGCTCACTTACCAATTTAATGATTGGAGGTAAACACACCAGTAGCGACAGTAATTTTATAACTGAATGGAAAGTGTCACCAAGCCTTAGTCGTGTTTACGACAAAGACATAAGATTAACTACTTTTGTTTTAAACACTGATGGCACAACTGGAATTAGTTCAGATGCAGGATTTCCACAAAGATTATGGAGAGACTTAGAAGAATTTAACGTAGTAAGTAAATTAGATTTCACAAAAAAATACAACTTATTTAATAATAAAGCGGTACTGAAATTTGGTGGATTAGTTAGCTACAAACAACGTAATTATGATATCTACAAATACGAAGTTGCATTTAGAAGTGTAACCACTTCTGATTTTAACGGAGACCCTGATGCTATTTTAGCCTCAGAAAATATATGGACGCCAGAAACCAACTCTGGTTCCTATATTCGTGGAAATTTTGAACCAGCTAACTCCTATGAATCTACTCAAAATACAGGAGCTTTATATGTTTCAAATGAGTTTAAAATTAGCGATAAATTGAAAACTATTCTGGGTTTACGTGCCGAATATTTTACAACACTATTTAGCGGACAAAACAATTCAGGAACTATAATTTACGATAATGAGCAAACTATAGAAGAATTGGATTTATTCCCTTCTACTAACTTTATTTATGAAGTAAATGATAATTCTAATTTCCGCTTATCATATTTCCGCACCGTAGCAAGACCAAGTTTTAGAGAACTATCTGTGGTACAGATTCCAGATTTATTAACAGGAATTACTTTCTTAGGCAATATTGATTTACAACCTTCATATATTAATAACTTTGATGTAAGATATGAGTATTATGGTGAAAAAGCTCAAATGTTTGCCATCAGTGGTTTTTACAAAAAGTTTAAAGACCCTATTGAATTAGTAGCATTTTCATTTGTAGCTCCAAATCAATTTACGCCAAGAAATTCACCCGAAGCACAAGTATATGGGGTAGAATTTGAAGGGCGTAAAAATTTCAACTTCATAACAGAATCTTTATCTGATTTAAGTTTGAATGTAAACATTTCACTTATTGAATCTGAAATTGAAATGGCTAAAGGAGCCGGTGAAGAATATGAGTCTAGACAGCAATTTGCAAGAGATGTAGAAACAATAGATGATACACGTACTTTACAAGGCCAGTCGCCATTTTTAGTAAATGTAGGACTTAATTATAAAAATGAAGATTCTGGTTTTGAGTCAGGAATTTTTTACAATGTACAAGGTAAAACTTTGGAGATTGTTGGTTTTGGTAAAAATCCAGATGTATTCGTACAACCTTTTAATAGCTTAAATTTAAACTTTTCAAAAACTTTAGGTAAAGAAAACAATTCAACTATTACTTTTAAAGTTGATAATATTTTAGGCGAGGAAAAAGAAAGCGCATATGAATCATTTGGTACCGATAAAATTCCTTTTTCATTAAGACAACCAGGCACTTCATTTTCATTAGGTTATAGTATAAACTTTTAATACATATTAAAAGTTTAGCAAAATAAAAAAGCATCCCACAGGGATGCTTTTTGCATTAAATTAATTAGGCAATTAATGGGCAAAAAAAGGTGTTATTTTCCAAGCATAAGCAACTCACTACATACAACCTCAGTTACATACCGTTTGTTTCCTTCCTTATCGTCATAACTACGCGAAGTTAATTTACCTTCAATGGCTACCTCTTTTCCTTTGGTTACATATTTTTCAATAATTTGAGCCGTTTTTCCCCAAGCCACCACATTGTGCCATTGGGTATCAGTTATTTTTTCACCTTTATTATTGGTGTAGCTTTCATTGGTTGCAATATTAAATTTAGCCAATGTTTTTCCTGATTCAAGATTGATGATTTCTGGATCATTCCCTAAGTTACCAATCAACTGTACTTTGTTTCTAAGTGTGTTCATAATTTTAAATTTTAATCGTTAAACAGTTAATACTATCGAATTCTTATCTTTCGACACTGCAAAGATGTAACTGCATTAAAACTTTATTCGGTTATTAACTATTTAAATTCGTTTGTAAATATTTGTAGTCGTTTGTAAACGAGTATTTTTTTACATATATTTACATACATATCAAATACTTATGGCAACTCAATGTTTAGAATGTGGAGATAAAATTGTGGGCAGAATAGATAAAAAATTCTGTAGTGATGGCTGTAGAAATGCCTATAATAATAAAATTAACAAAGACAGTAAGAACTTAATCCGAAATACAAATAACAGACTTCGCAAGAATTACAGGATTTTAGAAATGCTTAATCCGAGCCAAAAAACCAAAACTTCAAGAGCAAAACTTATTGAAGCTGGTTTTGATTTTAATTACTTTACTAGCATATATACAACCAAAGCTGGTACAATATATTACTTTGTTTATGATCAAGGGTATTTACCTTTAGAAGGCGATTATTATGCTTTAGTAAGGAGAGAAAATTAATATTTAAAAAAAACTTTTGATTAAAAAATATCTAATCAAAAGTTTTTATTCCATGAAAAATAGGTTAATCACTATTTCCAATTTTGCCCTTTTAACTGCATAGCAGCTTTAAGAACATCTTTCTGACTTATGAGTCCGATTAATTTTCCATTTTCAACAATAGGAAATCGTCTATGTTTAGCTTCCAAAAATTTATTGGCCGCATCAAAAATATTCATATTACCATCAATGGTTTCAACATTTTTTGCCATATGATTTTCAATAGTATCACTTTGCATTGGCATATTGTAATATCGACTTTCACTAATTTGTTTAATACAGTCTCCTTCAGAAATAATTCCTACCAACTCATGATTTTCAT is a window from the Pseudalgibacter alginicilyticus genome containing:
- a CDS encoding TonB-dependent receptor — its product is MLKSVILFFALLFSFSIVSAQTGEVTGKILDGEFNDVLAFANVLVKDTQTGTTSDFDGVYSLTLKEGVYTLVYSFIGYETKAITDVQVTANGVTEINVTINPTSASLSEIVITTSIRRNTEESVLNFQRNSTVSLDGLSIESIKKSGASNIASAIKSIPGVSVQDSKFVYVRGLGDRYTKSILNGMDIPGLDPDKNTVQMDVFPTNILENIIVVKSGSAELPADFTGGVVDIITKDFPSKKAMSFSVSSSYNPDMHLNSNYVTYDGSGTDFLGFDNGNRDLPISTTSTIPNPASANNSTLEGITRSFNSTLAAERKTSLPNLSLGFNYGNQFDVADNKLGLIASINYKNETLFYEGFENGVYQKDEDRSVYDLRFDRRQTGDLGENNTLLSGLLGLTYKTDNSKYNFNVLQIQSGESRAALFNQATQISNSINVDKDNLEYTQRSLTNLMIGGKHTSSDSNFITEWKVSPSLSRVYDKDIRLTTFVLNTDGTTGISSDAGFPQRLWRDLEEFNVVSKLDFTKKYNLFNNKAVLKFGGLVSYKQRNYDIYKYEVAFRSVTTSDFNGDPDAILASENIWTPETNSGSYIRGNFEPANSYESTQNTGALYVSNEFKISDKLKTILGLRAEYFTTLFSGQNNSGTIIYDNEQTIEELDLFPSTNFIYEVNDNSNFRLSYFRTVARPSFRELSVVQIPDLLTGITFLGNIDLQPSYINNFDVRYEYYGEKAQMFAISGFYKKFKDPIELVAFSFVAPNQFTPRNSPEAQVYGVEFEGRKNFNFITESLSDLSLNVNISLIESEIEMAKGAGEEYESRQQFARDVETIDDTRTLQGQSPFLVNVGLNYKNEDSGFESGIFYNVQGKTLEIVGFGKNPDVFVQPFNSLNLNFSKTLGKENNSTITFKVDNILGEEKESAYESFGTDKIPFSLRQPGTSFSLGYSINF
- a CDS encoding CBS domain-containing protein, coding for MAIKSFQGARRLQTNAVDDTPLKVSDYMSTSLITFTPDQSIEDVMETLINNRISGGPVVNENHELVGIISEGDCIKQISESRYYNMPMQSDTIENHMAKNVETIDGNMNIFDAANKFLEAKHRRFPIVENGKLIGLISQKDVLKAAMQLKGQNWK
- a CDS encoding carboxypeptidase-like regulatory domain-containing protein — protein: MKHLVILFLILFSTFSFSQNSGLIVGNVLDGEMNGNPLMDANISIKGTSTNTTSDLSGLFLLENLKDGDYTLVCSFVGYESKEAKVKITSGEPTEINITLKASTLSLNDFAALGISPQDTKQDKTVSIIN
- a CDS encoding SulP family inorganic anion transporter translates to MFKNIKNDFPASLVVFFVALPLCLGIALASGAPLFSGVIAGIVGGIVVGSLSGSKLGVSGPAAGLAAIVLTAIGNLGGYENFLVAVVLAGVIQLIFGVLKAGVIGYYFPSSVIKGMLTGIGIIIILKQIPNFFGYDEESAWDLEFLEIDGGNTFSELINMLSNIHIGAAIIGIVSLLLMIFWEQVLSEKSKIFKLIQGPFVVVVLGIIFYIVTQDNELLSIGSKHLVSVPIPEDAASFINQFSFPNFAVITNHHVWITAFTLALVASLETLLSVEASDKIDPDKNVTPTNRELLAQGTGNIISGLIGGLPITQVIVRSSANIQSGGKSKMSTIIHGFLLLISVVLIPKLLNMIPLSVLAAILLLVGYKLAKPALFKKMYDLGWKQSVPFFATIIGIVFTDLLVGIGIGLLVGIIVILLKSYQNSHFLNIEDKSNGKHKIKMTLAEEVTFFNKGAILKELDNLPRNTYLEIDLIKTRYLDYDIIEILEDFLFKAKEREIDIKLVSKRGIVENPESFVKFFKERPKSKLSLS
- a CDS encoding single-stranded DNA-binding protein; this translates as MNTLRNKVQLIGNLGNDPEIINLESGKTLAKFNIATNESYTNNKGEKITDTQWHNVVAWGKTAQIIEKYVTKGKEVAIEGKLTSRSYDDKEGNKRYVTEVVCSELLMLGK